One Chitinophaga sp. H8 DNA window includes the following coding sequences:
- a CDS encoding RteC domain-containing protein — MTEYFKKISDELDEEIKELAYEQGNVLASYEKAIELILSKTTELKEYVLKTGFENEQEEIHFFKYQKPAIIAQLIYYNAIYKIEARKPYGTKSIRKYLNKELKKLKRFFDNNLDFYKYYRSNNSFLDENFFVRGKHDIKLWLDTYYFQSDQTFSTSHDYKVAKIIANDLIQVYIEDQLYSKTQDSKSVATQKLNWTGSKTAMIELIYALNCQGVFDNGNSDIRLIAQYFENTFNIELGNFYQTFLELRTRKINRTKFLDELRDGLLKKMDEQDEK; from the coding sequence ATGACAGAATATTTTAAGAAAATATCAGATGAATTAGATGAAGAAATAAAAGAATTGGCATACGAGCAGGGAAATGTCTTAGCTTCCTATGAGAAAGCAATTGAACTCATTTTAAGCAAGACTACTGAACTGAAAGAATATGTATTGAAAACTGGATTTGAAAACGAGCAGGAAGAAATACATTTTTTCAAATATCAGAAACCAGCCATTATCGCTCAACTCATTTATTACAATGCCATCTATAAAATTGAGGCAAGAAAACCCTATGGAACGAAATCTATAAGAAAATACCTCAACAAAGAACTCAAAAAATTAAAGAGGTTCTTTGATAATAACCTCGATTTCTATAAGTACTATCGTAGCAATAATTCCTTTCTTGATGAAAATTTTTTTGTGCGGGGTAAGCACGATATTAAGTTATGGCTGGACACTTATTACTTTCAATCTGACCAAACCTTTTCCACTTCACATGACTATAAGGTTGCCAAGATAATCGCCAACGACTTGATACAGGTGTATATCGAAGACCAACTGTACAGCAAAACCCAAGACAGTAAATCAGTAGCCACGCAAAAGCTGAATTGGACGGGAAGTAAAACCGCCATGATAGAGCTAATTTATGCACTGAATTGTCAAGGCGTTTTCGATAACGGCAATAGCGATATAAGACTGATAGCGCAATATTTTGAGAATACGTTTAATATCGAATTAGGCAATTTCTATCAAACGTTTTTGGAATTGCGAACCCGAAAAATAAACCGGACAAAATTTCTTGATGAACTCCGGGACGGGCTTTTAAAGAAAATGGATGAACAGGACGAAAAGTAG
- a CDS encoding DUF2141 domain-containing protein: MKATIFIILTVGLCFFLCSFSENQAETYTLTVKVENLRNSKGVVQFALYNKDNSIPDEDYKKYYRLEKAKIVNGKSEITFKSLPQGRYAVNILHDENNNGKIDKGLLLPKEGIGFSNYQSIGLRNRPNFSKASFELNADKTIDVTVIYM; encoded by the coding sequence ATGAAAGCAACAATTTTTATTATACTGACAGTTGGGTTATGTTTTTTTCTCTGTTCATTTTCGGAAAATCAGGCAGAAACCTACACCTTGACCGTTAAGGTAGAAAATTTACGAAATTCAAAGGGTGTTGTTCAATTCGCCCTCTATAACAAAGATAATTCAATCCCCGATGAAGATTACAAAAAATATTACCGATTAGAGAAAGCGAAAATTGTAAATGGCAAATCTGAAATTACTTTTAAAAGCCTGCCCCAAGGGAGATATGCCGTAAATATTTTACACGATGAAAACAATAACGGAAAGATTGATAAAGGTTTGCTTTTACCCAAAGAGGGAATTGGATTTTCCAATTATCAGTCAATAGGTTTACGAAACAGGCCTAATTTTTCCAAAGCAAGTTTTGAATTGAACGCAGACAAGACAATTGACGTAACAGTAATTTATATGTAA
- a CDS encoding efflux RND transporter permease subunit, whose translation MNITEISIKRPSLIIVLFSVFALLGIIGYKNLSYELMPDFNQPVVVIKTVYPGAEPNEVETSVSRKIEDALSNLEGVDYLLTKSLPNASIIIANLKYGTDLDKTMQDAQRYIDNIRKDLPNDIQNPVMSKVSPNDLPIMSVSATSNLEPTDFYQKMKDDYLPQIQQLKGVAEIAILGGEEREIQIKVDKEKLKLYKISLYQVVEAVNRSGIDLPAGKLQTDTENNSVRLVGKFNTINDIQNVQVAMPFPNSPVYVKDIAEVTDGIKEITSYSRYNSKNGIGLMIKKQGDANAVDVSKLIREKFQSIEKQNANADVKFVVTDDSTDNTIAAVNSVVFDLILAVILVSLVMLLFLRSFRNSLIVLVAIPTSLITAFAVMWLWGYTLNLMTLLAMSLIIGILVDDATVVLENIQRHLDMGKEKRTAAMDGRMEIGFSALSITLVDVVVFLPILFLQVFVADMLKQFSVVVITSTLTSLLVGFTLTPWLASRIGKKEDLQPTNFFNRFLLWFEHQLDQFINWYGRTLNWVLHHKLIFTGFVLLLFVGTVAMMKQGIIGKELISTGDQGKFRLALEFDKSTSIQQNNLVSEKIENYILKQPEVSTVFSNVGGPSTGIGSLGVGSANKTEFTIQLKSRKETNNLSTETFMRKLRTDLQKEYSGINFSMIALGLIPRSAPIEITLSGSDLDQVMQTGNDLKTVIEKIPGADNVRLSVEAGSPELKVIPDKDKMQRLGLNTAYVGMNLRTAFTGNDDATLTENGTEYPVRIWLDKFSRKNYDDVNQLNIINPMGIPIEVSQFATIERDNSPSLLERKDRQPAVTLTSDALGRPSGTVADDVVAYLKNNPLPNGIQMTWGSDIKRQNDSFGALGSVLLISFLLIYLIMVALYDSYIYPFVALFAIPVAAIGAFLALNLSLSNLSLFALLGLIMLMGLVTKNSILIVDFTNHLKAEGKHYQEALITAGKERMRPILMTTLSMAIGMLPIALASGTAAEWKNGLAWVIIGGLLSSLALTVYLVPMVYYGVDRMKEKLGSNKKQ comes from the coding sequence ATGAATATTACAGAAATATCAATCAAACGTCCCTCGCTGATTATCGTACTTTTCAGCGTATTTGCCCTGTTGGGAATTATCGGCTACAAGAATTTGAGCTATGAACTGATGCCCGATTTTAATCAGCCTGTTGTGGTTATCAAAACCGTTTATCCCGGTGCAGAACCCAACGAAGTGGAAACTTCCGTTTCCCGAAAAATTGAAGATGCACTTTCTAATCTGGAGGGCGTAGATTATTTGCTTACCAAATCATTACCCAATGCTTCAATCATCATAGCCAATCTGAAATACGGAACGGATTTGGACAAAACAATGCAGGACGCTCAACGCTACATTGACAATATCCGAAAGGACTTGCCTAACGATATTCAAAACCCTGTAATGAGCAAAGTATCGCCTAATGATTTGCCGATAATGTCGGTAAGTGCAACAAGCAATTTAGAGCCGACTGACTTTTACCAAAAAATGAAAGACGATTACCTGCCACAAATCCAACAACTAAAAGGAGTAGCAGAGATTGCCATTTTAGGCGGAGAAGAACGGGAAATTCAAATCAAGGTGGATAAAGAAAAATTGAAGCTCTATAAAATTTCTTTGTACCAGGTAGTGGAAGCCGTCAATCGTTCAGGTATTGATTTACCTGCGGGAAAATTACAAACCGATACAGAAAATAATTCAGTTAGGTTAGTTGGCAAATTCAATACTATCAATGATATTCAGAATGTTCAGGTCGCAATGCCTTTTCCAAACAGTCCTGTTTATGTGAAAGATATTGCGGAAGTAACAGACGGCATTAAAGAAATTACTTCGTATAGCCGTTACAACAGTAAAAACGGTATTGGCTTAATGATAAAGAAACAAGGCGATGCCAATGCCGTTGATGTTTCAAAACTGATTAGGGAAAAATTTCAGTCCATTGAAAAACAAAATGCCAATGCAGATGTAAAATTTGTAGTTACGGACGATAGCACCGATAACACCATTGCAGCCGTTAACTCGGTGGTGTTTGACTTGATTTTAGCCGTGATTTTAGTGTCGTTGGTAATGTTGCTGTTTCTGCGAAGTTTCAGAAACTCACTGATTGTTTTAGTTGCCATTCCGACTTCCTTAATTACCGCTTTTGCCGTGATGTGGCTTTGGGGCTATACGCTCAATCTGATGACTTTGCTGGCGATGTCTTTAATCATCGGCATTTTGGTGGACGATGCTACCGTAGTTTTAGAAAATATCCAACGCCATTTGGATATGGGTAAAGAAAAAAGAACGGCAGCTATGGACGGAAGAATGGAAATCGGTTTTTCGGCATTGTCTATTACATTGGTTGATGTGGTGGTGTTCTTGCCGATTTTGTTCTTACAGGTTTTTGTTGCCGATATGCTCAAACAGTTTTCGGTAGTAGTTATCACTTCTACGCTTACAAGTTTATTGGTCGGGTTTACTTTAACGCCTTGGCTGGCTTCACGCATCGGGAAAAAAGAAGATTTGCAACCGACTAATTTCTTTAATCGTTTTTTGCTTTGGTTTGAACATCAGTTAGACCAATTCATCAATTGGTATGGCAGAACATTGAATTGGGTTTTACATCACAAACTCATTTTTACAGGATTTGTTTTGTTGCTGTTCGTAGGAACGGTAGCAATGATGAAGCAGGGAATTATTGGAAAGGAACTCATTTCCACAGGCGACCAAGGGAAATTCCGTTTGGCATTAGAGTTTGATAAAAGTACTTCCATTCAGCAAAACAATTTGGTTTCAGAAAAAATAGAAAACTATATTCTGAAGCAACCCGAAGTTTCAACTGTTTTCAGCAATGTAGGCGGACCAAGCACAGGTATCGGAAGTTTGGGAGTTGGTTCTGCCAATAAAACTGAATTTACTATTCAGCTAAAATCCAGGAAAGAAACAAATAATCTCTCTACCGAAACCTTTATGCGGAAATTGCGAACTGATTTGCAAAAAGAATATTCAGGCATCAATTTTTCAATGATAGCATTAGGCTTAATTCCACGTTCTGCACCGATAGAAATTACATTAAGCGGAAGCGACTTAGACCAGGTAATGCAGACAGGTAATGACTTAAAAACAGTTATTGAAAAAATACCCGGAGCAGATAATGTGCGGCTTTCGGTAGAAGCAGGAAGCCCTGAATTAAAAGTCATTCCTGACAAAGACAAAATGCAGCGTTTAGGATTGAACACGGCTTATGTGGGAATGAATTTGCGTACCGCTTTTACAGGAAATGACGATGCCACTTTAACGGAAAACGGAACAGAATATCCTGTACGGATTTGGTTGGATAAATTCAGCCGTAAAAATTATGATGATGTAAACCAACTCAACATTATAAATCCAATGGGCATTCCGATTGAAGTTTCACAGTTTGCAACTATTGAAAGAGATAATTCGCCTTCGCTTTTAGAACGAAAAGACCGGCAACCTGCCGTTACATTAACTTCCGATGCACTCGGCAGACCTTCGGGAACAGTAGCAGACGATGTAGTGGCATATCTCAAAAACAATCCTTTACCCAACGGCATACAAATGACTTGGGGAAGCGATATTAAACGGCAAAACGACAGTTTCGGGGCTTTGGGTTCGGTATTGCTGATTTCATTCTTACTGATTTATTTGATTATGGTAGCCTTATACGACAGTTACATTTATCCTTTTGTTGCCCTGTTTGCCATACCCGTTGCAGCAATCGGAGCATTTTTAGCCTTGAATTTATCGTTAAGCAATTTGAGCTTATTTGCTTTGCTCGGCTTGATTATGCTAATGGGATTGGTAACAAAAAATTCCATCTTGATTGTGGACTTTACCAACCATTTGAAGGCAGAAGGAAAACATTATCAGGAAGCATTGATTACCGCAGGAAAAGAACGTATGCGACCCATTTTGATGACGACTTTATCAATGGCAATAGGAATGTTGCCCATAGCATTAGCCAGCGGAACAGCAGCCGAATGGAAAAACGGTTTGGCGTGGGTAATCATTGGCGGTTTGCTTTCTTCATTAGCATTGACGGTTTATTTAGTGCCAATGGTGTACTACGGAGTAGATAGAATGAAAGAAAAATTGGGTTCAAATAAAAAACAATAA
- a CDS encoding efflux RND transporter periplasmic adaptor subunit — MNWKKIIGIIALIAVIALVFFKLKNNKETTESKVYQYDKEKPITVNADTIRLQTIDDANTYAGTFEPNKETKISADIQGKINAVLVDVGSSVSKGQTLIQLDNSLLKLQLQAVEVQIEGLEDDVKRYTILTEADAVQGVQLEKAKLGLKAAKVQKATLLEQISKTTIKAPFNGVVTAKLNEEGGFAAPGIPLLQITDISTLRFTVNVPENDLVQFQNNQTYKISADVYPDISLSGKVTMTGSKANMGNSFPIQFQVANTNNLTIKSGMFGKVNLSDTKQEQGILIPTSAITEENGKAKVYIIKNGKAVLQPITISRNIGNKTIVSGGLATGDIVVTNGFINLFDGANITIK, encoded by the coding sequence ATGAATTGGAAAAAAATAATCGGGATAATTGCTTTGATTGCGGTAATAGCACTTGTGTTTTTTAAGTTGAAAAACAATAAAGAAACCACCGAAAGCAAGGTGTATCAATATGACAAAGAAAAACCTATTACTGTAAATGCTGACACCATTCGTTTGCAGACTATTGATGATGCAAATACTTATGCAGGTACTTTTGAGCCGAATAAGGAAACAAAAATCAGTGCGGATATACAAGGAAAAATCAATGCTGTTTTGGTAGATGTTGGAAGTAGTGTAAGCAAAGGACAAACACTTATTCAGTTGGATAACTCGTTGTTGAAGCTACAACTGCAAGCAGTTGAAGTACAGATTGAGGGTTTGGAAGACGATGTAAAACGATACACCATTTTAACAGAAGCCGATGCCGTTCAAGGTGTGCAGTTGGAAAAGGCAAAATTGGGATTGAAAGCTGCAAAAGTTCAGAAAGCGACTTTATTGGAGCAAATCAGTAAAACCACTATAAAAGCACCTTTCAACGGTGTGGTAACTGCCAAGCTCAATGAGGAGGGTGGTTTTGCAGCACCGGGTATTCCGTTGCTACAAATTACGGATATAAGCACTTTACGCTTTACGGTCAATGTTCCCGAAAATGATTTGGTGCAGTTTCAAAACAATCAGACTTATAAAATTAGTGCTGATGTTTATCCCGACATTTCCCTTTCGGGCAAAGTAACAATGACAGGAAGTAAAGCCAATATGGGCAATAGTTTTCCTATACAGTTTCAGGTTGCCAACACCAACAACTTAACCATAAAATCGGGAATGTTCGGTAAGGTAAATCTTTCTGACACCAAGCAAGAACAAGGTATTCTTATTCCGACATCTGCCATTACAGAAGAAAATGGAAAAGCGAAAGTATATATCATAAAAAACGGAAAAGCCGTATTGCAACCGATAACCATATCAAGAAATATCGGCAATAAAACGATTGTATCAGGCGGATTGGCAACAGGCGATATTGTTGTAACGAATGGCTTTATCAACCTGTTTGACGGAGCGAATATTACGATTAAATAA
- a CDS encoding TolC family protein: MLVNARKLFIIPLIFIGWNTVQAQEVWTLKQCTDTAQVYNKTLQINRNHISISEQREKEAKANLIPKVTANADYKYFMELPTQLMPMNALNPQAPEGQFRDLQFGVPHNINANVQLAMPLYNPQVYGVIENTKIANKLTLLQFQKSEEQVLYDITMLYYNAQILKHQLDFLESNMLNTQKLLKNMELLKKQLLAKGTDVSKVKLQTEQLNTQRENVHNKYISILNALKLNIGIPLERNITVVSEIEQRALTKNNVENILDLKIIQTQNKLLNSELSTLNKSRFLPSLNLIASYGTTGFGYDKTPNDFLKFYPIGFAGLQLTYPLFNGTVTQRKINQKKLEISNNELQAQLIGDKNKMETENALRQRTIAQQTVINTENQITLAQSIYEQTILQQKQGTATLTDVLLADNTLREAQQNYLSAVIDYLKADLELKKLAGTIKN; encoded by the coding sequence ATGTTAGTGAACGCTCGCAAACTATTTATTATTCCGTTGATATTTATCGGGTGGAATACTGTTCAGGCACAGGAAGTCTGGACACTGAAACAATGTACTGATACGGCACAGGTCTATAACAAAACCCTGCAAATCAACCGAAACCACATCAGCATCAGCGAACAAAGGGAAAAAGAAGCAAAAGCCAATCTTATTCCGAAAGTTACAGCCAATGCCGATTACAAATATTTTATGGAATTGCCTACACAGCTCATGCCGATGAATGCACTCAATCCGCAAGCACCCGAAGGGCAATTCAGAGATTTGCAATTTGGTGTTCCTCACAACATCAATGCAAATGTGCAGTTGGCAATGCCGTTGTATAATCCGCAGGTTTATGGAGTGATTGAGAATACAAAAATTGCCAACAAACTGACACTGCTTCAATTTCAAAAATCGGAAGAGCAGGTTTTATACGACATCACTATGCTGTATTACAACGCTCAAATATTGAAACATCAATTGGATTTTTTGGAAAGCAATATGCTCAACACCCAAAAGCTATTAAAGAATATGGAACTTTTGAAAAAACAGTTATTGGCAAAGGGAACAGATGTGAGTAAAGTGAAATTGCAAACCGAACAGTTAAATACCCAAAGGGAAAACGTCCACAACAAATACATTTCAATTCTAAATGCACTAAAACTGAATATCGGTATCCCATTGGAGCGAAATATTACCGTTGTTTCTGAAATCGAACAGCGAGCCTTAACTAAAAATAATGTAGAAAACATATTGGATTTGAAAATTATTCAGACACAAAACAAACTATTGAACAGCGAATTGAGTACGTTGAACAAATCACGATTTCTACCCTCGCTTAATTTGATTGCCTCCTACGGAACAACAGGTTTTGGCTACGACAAAACCCCAAATGACTTTCTGAAATTTTATCCCATAGGCTTTGCAGGTTTGCAACTGACTTACCCGCTTTTCAACGGAACAGTTACACAGCGAAAAATAAATCAAAAAAAACTGGAAATCAGCAATAACGAATTGCAGGCTCAACTGATTGGCGATAAAAACAAAATGGAAACTGAAAATGCTTTAAGGCAAAGAACGATTGCACAGCAAACAGTCATCAATACCGAAAATCAAATCACTTTGGCTCAATCTATTTATGAGCAAACCATTTTACAACAAAAGCAAGGTACGGCAACACTTACCGATGTTTTATTGGCTGATAATACACTTCGTGAAGCACAGCAAAATTACCTGTCGGCAGTTATAGATTATCTGAAAGCGGATTTGGAGCTAAAAAAGCTGGCAGGAACAATTAAGAATTAA
- a CDS encoding VOC family protein produces MKHIITTEFILYVIDQQKSTDFYTKLFRINPDLNVPGMTEFKLSENCKLGLMPNKGIAKILSDKTPHPDQGNGIPRCELYFYVDNIELEFHNAMKIGAKLISPIEDRDWGDSVCYFTDLDGHIIAFAQRI; encoded by the coding sequence ATGAAACATATTATAACAACTGAATTTATACTTTATGTAATTGACCAACAGAAAAGTACAGATTTTTACACAAAGCTTTTTCGTATAAACCCTGACTTGAATGTACCTGGAATGACTGAATTTAAACTTTCCGAAAACTGTAAATTGGGACTTATGCCTAATAAAGGAATTGCCAAAATACTTTCGGACAAAACACCACATCCTGACCAAGGAAACGGAATTCCGAGATGTGAGCTATATTTTTATGTTGATAATATTGAACTTGAATTTCATAACGCAATGAAAATAGGAGCTAAACTTATTAGTCCGATAGAAGACAGAGATTGGGGCGACAGCGTTTGCTATTTTACCGATTTAGACGGGCATATTATCGCTTTTGCTCAAAGAATATAA
- a CDS encoding cupin domain-containing protein, which translates to MATFEKESIFNLENAIEYTNGGVISKQVTKSKGGTLTLFSFDKEQGLSEHKTPYDAIVQILDGEAEITIAGKLHHLKKGDCIIMPANIPHELKAIERFKMLLTMIKEEQFI; encoded by the coding sequence ATGGCAACATTTGAAAAAGAAAGCATTTTCAATCTCGAAAATGCAATTGAATACACAAACGGCGGTGTTATCAGCAAACAGGTAACTAAAAGCAAAGGTGGAACCTTGACTTTATTCTCGTTTGACAAAGAACAGGGACTATCGGAGCATAAAACACCTTATGATGCCATTGTGCAGATTTTGGATGGCGAAGCAGAAATAACGATTGCCGGAAAACTTCATCATCTGAAAAAAGGTGATTGTATCATTATGCCGGCAAACATTCCACACGAATTGAAAGCCATTGAACGCTTTAAAATGTTGCTGACAATGATAAAGGAAGAACAATTCATATAA
- a CDS encoding TetR/AcrR family transcriptional regulator codes for MEKFTNRQIEIMEAATVRIDAYGIQNLTIKTLAADIGLSEPALYRHFKSKNDILLGLLNYFITGMKNRISNIPVNPNATAGDELRDIFKSQLQTFTDKPAIVSVIFAESIFHYDEGLSYKVSEIMELMHQYVNANIEKGQKVGQYGKLINASTLTTIILGGMRMTVLKWKLSRHKSNLIKDGTAVLEGILKMIEKKIEI; via the coding sequence ATGGAAAAATTCACAAACAGACAAATAGAAATAATGGAAGCCGCAACGGTTCGGATTGATGCTTACGGTATTCAAAACCTGACTATCAAAACGCTGGCTGCCGATATTGGTTTATCCGAACCGGCTTTATACCGTCATTTTAAAAGCAAGAATGATATTTTACTTGGTTTGCTCAACTATTTCATAACAGGAATGAAAAACCGCATAAGTAACATTCCTGTAAATCCTAACGCAACGGCAGGAGATGAATTGAGGGATATTTTTAAATCGCAACTACAAACCTTTACAGATAAACCTGCGATTGTCAGTGTCATTTTTGCGGAAAGTATTTTTCATTATGATGAGGGATTGAGTTATAAAGTTTCCGAAATAATGGAATTAATGCACCAATATGTCAATGCAAACATTGAAAAAGGACAGAAGGTAGGGCAATACGGCAAGCTAATCAATGCCTCCACGCTTACCACTATTATACTTGGTGGAATGAGAATGACGGTTTTGAAATGGAAACTTTCGAGGCATAAGTCTAACCTGATAAAAGACGGTACAGCAGTTTTAGAGGGAATTTTAAAAATGATTGAAAAAAAAATTGAGATATGA
- the mobC gene encoding conjugal transfer protein MobC: MQGEDDLRGLAKIMAFMRAVSILIVLMHFYWFCYGFFAERGWTLEVIGKILTNFNRTAGLFSHTLYTKFFALVLLALSCLGTKGVKNEKITWTKIRVALATGLVLFFLNFPLLKLSAGLATSLYILTTGAGYIALLMAGVWMSRLLRNNLMDDVFNNENESFQQETKLMQNEYSVNLPTKFYYKGKWNDGWVNVVNPFRASIVLGTPGSGKSYAIVNNYIKQHIEKGFSMYIYDFKFDDLSTIAYNHLLKHTNKYKIAPKFYVINFDDPRRSHRCNPLNPDFMTDISDAYEAAYTIMLNLNKSWILKQGDFFVESPIILLAAIIWFLKIYDNGKHCTFPHAIELLNKKYADVFTILTSYPELENYLSPFMDAWLGGAQDQLQGQIASAKIPLSRMISPQLYWVMTGDDFSLDINNPKEPKILCVGNNPDRQNIYSAALGLYNSRIVKLINKKGQLKSSIIIDELPTIYFRGLDNLIATARSNKVAVCLGFQDFSQLTRDYGDKESKVIQNTIGNIFSGQVVGETAKSLSERFGKVLQKRQSMTINRNDKSTSISTQMDSLIPASKISTLTQGMFVGAVSDNFDERIEQKIFHSEIVVDNDKVAAETKAYKKIPQILSFTDESGADNMKQEIEANYKQVKQDVMTIVESEMERIKNDPDLQHLVQKE; the protein is encoded by the coding sequence ATGCAAGGAGAAGACGATTTAAGAGGGTTAGCCAAAATAATGGCTTTTATGAGAGCGGTAAGCATCCTCATTGTATTGATGCACTTTTATTGGTTTTGCTATGGGTTCTTTGCCGAACGTGGCTGGACTTTAGAAGTTATAGGCAAGATACTCACCAATTTTAACCGTACCGCAGGGCTTTTCTCACACACGCTTTACACCAAATTTTTTGCATTGGTGTTACTGGCGTTAAGCTGTTTGGGTACAAAGGGCGTGAAAAACGAAAAGATAACATGGACTAAAATCCGTGTTGCCTTAGCCACTGGCTTAGTGCTGTTCTTCCTGAATTTCCCATTGCTGAAATTATCGGCAGGGTTAGCTACTTCGCTTTACATTCTTACAACGGGCGCAGGATATATTGCCCTGCTGATGGCTGGTGTATGGATGAGCCGCTTACTACGCAATAACCTGATGGACGATGTTTTCAACAACGAGAACGAAAGTTTCCAGCAGGAAACCAAACTGATGCAAAATGAATATTCCGTTAACCTGCCTACGAAGTTTTACTACAAAGGCAAATGGAATGACGGTTGGGTTAATGTGGTCAATCCTTTTAGAGCCTCTATTGTGTTGGGTACTCCGGGTTCGGGGAAATCCTATGCTATTGTAAACAACTACATCAAACAACACATCGAGAAAGGGTTCAGTATGTATATCTACGATTTCAAGTTTGATGACCTTTCCACGATTGCCTACAACCACCTGCTAAAGCATACCAACAAGTACAAAATAGCCCCCAAGTTTTATGTTATCAATTTTGATGACCCACGCCGGAGCCACAGGTGCAACCCGCTTAATCCCGACTTTATGACGGACATATCGGATGCTTACGAAGCTGCCTATACCATCATGCTTAACCTTAACAAGTCGTGGATTTTGAAGCAAGGGGATTTCTTCGTTGAAAGCCCGATTATATTGCTTGCAGCAATTATTTGGTTCCTGAAAATTTACGATAACGGCAAGCATTGCACGTTCCCGCACGCCATCGAATTGCTCAACAAAAAATACGCAGACGTATTTACCATACTTACGTCATACCCCGAACTCGAAAATTATTTATCGCCGTTCATGGATGCCTGGTTAGGGGGCGCACAAGACCAGTTACAGGGGCAGATTGCATCGGCAAAAATTCCTTTGTCCCGAATGATTAGCCCGCAGTTGTATTGGGTAATGACGGGGGACGATTTTTCACTGGACATCAACAATCCGAAAGAGCCTAAAATACTGTGCGTTGGCAACAACCCCGACAGGCAAAATATTTACTCCGCAGCTTTGGGTTTATACAATTCAAGGATTGTAAAACTGATTAACAAAAAAGGACAGCTTAAAAGTTCAATTATCATAGATGAGTTGCCAACCATTTATTTCAGGGGATTGGATAACCTGATTGCAACTGCACGTAGTAATAAGGTAGCAGTATGTTTGGGCTTTCAGGATTTTTCACAACTGACAAGGGATTACGGCGATAAAGAAAGTAAGGTAATACAGAATACCATAGGTAATATTTTCTCCGGTCAGGTGGTGGGCGAAACAGCAAAGAGCCTTTCGGAACGCTTTGGAAAAGTGTTGCAGAAAAGGCAGAGCATGACCATCAACCGAAATGATAAGTCCACTTCCATTTCTACCCAAATGGATAGCCTGATACCAGCATCCAAAATTTCAACACTTACGCAGGGCATGTTTGTTGGTGCGGTTTCCGACAATTTCGATGAACGCATCGAGCAGAAAATATTTCATTCTGAAATTGTAGTAGATAATGATAAAGTTGCCGCCGAAACCAAAGCCTACAAGAAGATACCGCAGATATTATCCTTTACCGATGAAAGTGGAGCGGATAATATGAAGCAAGAAATTGAAGCCAACTACAAGCAAGTCAAGCAGGATGTTATGACCATTGTTGAAAGTGAAATGGAACGCATCAAAAACGACCCTGACTTACAACATTTGGTGCAAAAGGAATAA